In Ignavibacteriales bacterium, a single genomic region encodes these proteins:
- a CDS encoding DUF4982 domain-containing protein has translation MTNRLFVLLLRSIVLVLVSLSIVTAQAIIDEPKRQIFRINEKWNYLEDNLATVEQLSQTRKPWMQIDLPHTWNQFDAVDQVPGYRRSASWYKKELFVPASKISLQYLLEFEGVNIKSDVYVNGSRAGGHSGGYLAFTVDMTPFLKNGETNTILVRADNSYDPNVIPSQKSDFHIYGGITRDVWLNIVPPQFVERVLIKTPKVTRKEAETVVNVSIANAGAAEMNGEVEAVLKDRGGKEIGRRSARVKLSKGTTECALTMQNVKNPDLWSPSDPALYTVSVSLKQAGRMIDNVVERIGYRWFEFQEHGPFFLNGERLLLRGTHRHEDYAGLASAMPDSLHRKDMTMIKEMGANFVRLAHYPQDPEVYKACDELGILVWDELPWCRGGMGGEEWKTNTRRLLKEQIVQNFNHPSIIIHSLGNELYWLPDVPGGDQMDTLRSMIKELNTIAHALDPGRATATRKFTEGADLVDLVSPSMWPGWYSGVYTTFEKAITDARKNFARCFHAEYGGDSHVGRHTETPVTGEGMTVSTGWEENIKPQKIKNISQMSDWSENYIVNLFDWYLHISEQTPWFTGNAQWAFKDFPTPLRPENPIPYINQKGLVDRSGKPKDAYYVFKSYWTTSPEFCYIESHTWTERSGPATVKRDVKVFSNCGEVELFLNGVNQGKRLKDIKKFPASGLNWQIDFLSGKNTLIAIGYTNGKAAASDTVIVQYTNRKSGEADHIALTSETLSGGTILVTATAVDANGQRCLEYNKRLYFTSDGGGELVVNYGTPTRSSVIEMANGKAQIEFKPAPGKKAVIEARNQDFKGSYVIVNR, from the coding sequence ATGACAAACAGACTCTTCGTTCTGCTCTTGAGGTCGATTGTTCTTGTCCTGGTTTCACTCTCGATTGTCACGGCACAAGCGATCATTGATGAGCCAAAGAGGCAGATCTTCAGGATCAACGAGAAGTGGAATTATCTCGAGGACAACCTTGCGACCGTCGAACAACTGAGCCAAACACGCAAGCCATGGATGCAAATCGATCTGCCGCACACATGGAACCAGTTTGACGCTGTCGACCAGGTTCCCGGCTACCGCCGTTCCGCAAGCTGGTACAAAAAGGAGTTGTTTGTTCCTGCAAGTAAGATCAGTCTCCAGTATCTGTTGGAGTTCGAAGGGGTCAACATCAAGAGCGATGTGTACGTCAACGGCTCACGCGCCGGTGGGCACAGTGGCGGATACCTTGCCTTTACAGTTGATATGACCCCCTTTCTGAAGAATGGGGAAACGAACACCATTTTGGTCAGAGCCGACAACTCGTACGATCCGAATGTCATTCCGTCGCAGAAATCTGACTTCCATATCTATGGCGGCATTACCAGAGATGTCTGGTTGAACATTGTGCCGCCGCAATTCGTCGAACGCGTGCTGATCAAAACGCCGAAAGTGACCAGGAAGGAAGCCGAGACAGTCGTGAACGTTTCGATCGCCAACGCCGGGGCCGCAGAGATGAACGGTGAAGTCGAGGCCGTTCTCAAAGATCGCGGAGGAAAAGAAATCGGTCGCAGGTCTGCCAGGGTGAAGCTGTCCAAAGGTACCACGGAATGTGCCTTGACCATGCAGAATGTGAAGAATCCAGATCTCTGGTCGCCATCCGATCCGGCATTATATACCGTGTCAGTATCGCTGAAACAGGCTGGACGGATGATCGACAACGTCGTCGAGCGCATCGGATACCGGTGGTTTGAGTTCCAGGAACATGGACCGTTCTTCTTGAACGGGGAACGCCTGCTGCTGCGCGGGACTCACCGTCATGAAGACTACGCCGGCCTTGCCAGCGCAATGCCCGACAGTCTGCACAGAAAAGATATGACCATGATCAAGGAAATGGGGGCAAATTTCGTGCGCCTTGCACATTACCCTCAGGACCCGGAGGTCTATAAGGCGTGCGACGAGTTGGGAATTCTCGTGTGGGATGAACTCCCCTGGTGCCGCGGTGGTATGGGGGGTGAGGAATGGAAAACGAACACGCGGAGACTCCTCAAAGAACAAATCGTCCAGAATTTCAATCATCCATCGATCATCATTCACTCACTTGGCAACGAGCTCTACTGGCTGCCTGATGTTCCTGGAGGGGATCAGATGGATACTCTCCGCTCCATGATCAAGGAACTGAACACCATCGCTCATGCATTAGACCCGGGACGTGCCACCGCCACGCGGAAATTTACAGAAGGAGCTGACCTTGTTGATCTGGTTTCCCCTTCCATGTGGCCGGGGTGGTACAGCGGAGTCTACACAACGTTCGAGAAGGCGATTACCGATGCGCGAAAAAACTTCGCACGGTGCTTTCACGCTGAGTACGGGGGCGATAGTCACGTTGGCCGGCACACAGAAACTCCGGTCACTGGCGAAGGGATGACAGTCTCCACCGGATGGGAGGAGAATATCAAACCTCAGAAGATCAAGAACATTTCACAAATGAGCGATTGGAGCGAAAACTACATTGTGAACTTGTTCGATTGGTATTTGCATATCTCCGAACAGACGCCGTGGTTCACCGGAAATGCTCAGTGGGCGTTCAAGGATTTTCCAACGCCCCTGCGCCCGGAGAATCCAATACCGTACATCAATCAAAAAGGATTGGTCGACAGATCTGGAAAGCCAAAAGATGCTTACTATGTATTCAAGAGCTATTGGACAACTTCTCCCGAATTCTGTTACATTGAATCTCACACCTGGACGGAGCGAAGCGGCCCGGCCACGGTGAAGCGCGACGTGAAGGTATTCAGCAATTGCGGCGAAGTCGAACTGTTTCTGAATGGTGTCAACCAGGGAAAACGTCTCAAGGACATCAAGAAGTTTCCCGCCAGCGGGCTCAACTGGCAAATCGACTTTCTCTCGGGGAAGAACACCCTGATTGCGATCGGGTACACAAATGGCAAAGCTGCCGCATCCGATACGGTCATCGTGCAGTACACAAACCGAAAGAGCGGGGAAGCAGATCACATCGCGCTGACATCAGAGACGCTGTCTGGTGGAACGATTCTCGTGACGGCGACAGCGGTCGACGCGAACGGTCAACGATGCCTCGAATACAACAAACGGTTATATTTCACGAGTGATGGCGGGGGCGAACTGGTTGTGAACTATGGGACACCAACCCGCAGCTCTGTCATCGAAATGGCAAACGGAAAGGCTCAGATCGAGTTCAAACCGGCTCCGGGCAAGAAAGCGGTGATCGAAGCGCGTAATCAGGACTTCAAAGGCAGTTACGTGATTGTGAATCGATAG
- the kduI gene encoding 5-dehydro-4-deoxy-D-glucuronate isomerase, translating to MEVRFSTDPRGFRSMTTEDLRTSFLIEHLFTPDDIPMVYSDIDRSITGSAVPVKGSLKLLGTKKEMAAEYFAERREIGVINTGGDGAIAIDGKEYAMTFKDALYIGRGARTIEFTSKNPDTPAMFYFVSYPAHKELPTTHAKFADAEPARLGSQKDANKRTIFKYIHPNGIRSCQLVMGLTELEEGCVWNTMPPHTHQRRSEVYMYFNIEPTAMVVHLMGQPEETRHIVMRNRQAVLNPSWSIHAGVGTQAYTFIWAMGGENQVFDDMDGVKVNDLA from the coding sequence ATGGAAGTACGATTCTCAACAGACCCCAGAGGATTTCGATCGATGACGACGGAAGACCTTCGCACATCGTTCCTGATCGAACACCTGTTCACGCCGGACGATATACCGATGGTGTATTCCGATATCGATCGTTCGATCACCGGTTCAGCGGTGCCGGTCAAGGGATCGCTCAAACTCCTCGGAACGAAAAAAGAAATGGCTGCAGAGTATTTCGCAGAACGCAGAGAGATCGGAGTCATCAATACCGGCGGCGATGGAGCGATCGCCATCGACGGAAAAGAATATGCCATGACGTTCAAGGACGCCCTCTACATCGGGCGCGGCGCACGGACGATAGAATTCACGAGTAAGAACCCCGACACGCCGGCAATGTTCTATTTTGTCAGTTATCCGGCGCACAAGGAATTGCCGACGACACACGCGAAGTTTGCCGATGCCGAACCCGCCCGGCTGGGCAGTCAGAAAGATGCCAACAAGCGAACGATCTTCAAATATATTCACCCGAACGGCATCAGGAGCTGCCAGCTCGTCATGGGTCTGACGGAGCTTGAGGAAGGGTGTGTGTGGAATACAATGCCGCCGCATACCCATCAGCGAAGGTCGGAGGTGTACATGTATTTCAACATCGAGCCGACGGCAATGGTTGTGCATCTCATGGGCCAGCCTGAGGAGACGCGACATATCGTGATGCGCAACCGGCAGGCGGTGCTCAATCCAAGCTGGTCGATCCATGCCGGCGTGGGGACACAAGCCTATACGTTCATCTGGGCTATGGGGGGCGAAAACCAGGTATTTGATGACATGGACGGCGTCAAGGTGAACGACCTGGCCTAG
- a CDS encoding cupin domain-containing protein, which produces MCKQRATGTIKGSQEMNYSGLFVNEEQLTWVDVGGGVTRKILGYDSALMMVRVKFQEHSVGAMHSHPHRQVTFVEKGSFEVQIAEEKRLLRAGDSFFIPSGVEHGVVALEEGVLVDVFTPMREDFLVKV; this is translated from the coding sequence ATGTGCAAACAAAGAGCGACAGGAACAATCAAAGGGAGCCAAGAGATGAACTACAGCGGCCTGTTTGTGAACGAGGAGCAACTCACGTGGGTAGATGTGGGAGGAGGAGTCACGAGAAAGATTCTCGGGTACGATTCCGCACTTATGATGGTACGCGTCAAATTTCAAGAACACTCCGTTGGTGCGATGCACTCACATCCGCATCGTCAGGTGACGTTCGTCGAAAAGGGCTCATTCGAAGTGCAGATTGCTGAGGAGAAGAGGTTGCTGAGGGCCGGCGACTCGTTCTTCATTCCATCTGGTGTTGAACATGGAGTGGTTGCCCTGGAAGAGGGGGTCCTCGTCGATGTGTTCACTCCGATGCGTGAAGATTTTCTGGTGAAGGTGTGA
- a CDS encoding alginate lyase family protein, translated as MKTIAAFALVLILVCRPLAAQDRRPRVFLLDPSTLVAARAAYGTQNGELKTPIDGLLKEARKALQAKPVSVMQKSGVPPSGSKHDYMSVGPYWWPDSSKPGGVPYVRRDGETNPEHNTLGDRVRLGTMMSAVRTLAAANFITGDEQFARAACLQLQVWFVDPETRMNPNLNFAQAINGITDGRGIGIIDSYGFRDVIDAIGLLKGSASLTPSLERGLKEWFAAYLSWLLESKNGRDEAAEKNNHGTAYDVQVVSIALFLDKTALVREVLSNAGTKRIAAQIEPDGSQPFELARTKSWGYSVMNTGGLVNLALLGDHVGVDLWHYSTPDGRGIQKAIDFLLPYALKEKEWTWRQIVPIEYDHLVAMLQIAAVKYGDARYESAYERLMNPTIAAASSRLFLPRVRSLQKLDVLVSQALQFSAEQLRRSVGVIQDSTKFARCTLPDGSWKTVAARDWTSGFFPGSLWYLNEYSKDPFFKNAAEKWTAGMAHEQFDTGTHDVGFKIFCSYGNGYRLYPSDEYKKIILQAAQTLSTRFNATVGCIKSWDNRKWEYPVIIDNMMNLELLFWSAENGGSKQLRDIAIKHAETTMKNHFRPDGSTYHVLGYDTTNGSVVARNTHQGYADESAWARGQAWAIYGYTMTYRFTHDKRFLQTAQRAADYFISHLPADNVAYWDFLAPEIPNEPRDVSAAAITSSALFELSNYVENPSTRTHYLETAEKILRSLCSAPYLAEGTNSHAILNHAVGSKPAKSEVDVSIIYGDYYFIEAMLRYLHRRN; from the coding sequence ATGAAGACAATTGCTGCTTTCGCGCTGGTTCTTATCCTCGTGTGCCGACCGCTTGCCGCTCAGGATCGGCGGCCGCGGGTTTTTCTGCTTGATCCATCCACTCTCGTTGCCGCCCGGGCAGCGTACGGCACGCAGAACGGGGAGCTCAAAACTCCGATAGACGGCTTGCTCAAAGAGGCCCGGAAAGCTCTTCAGGCAAAGCCAGTCTCCGTGATGCAGAAATCAGGCGTACCGCCGAGCGGAAGCAAGCACGATTATATGAGTGTGGGTCCGTACTGGTGGCCGGACAGCAGCAAACCCGGGGGGGTGCCGTATGTTCGTCGTGATGGCGAAACGAATCCGGAACACAACACTCTCGGCGATCGGGTTCGGTTGGGAACAATGATGAGCGCGGTCCGGACGCTGGCGGCGGCGAATTTTATTACCGGCGATGAGCAATTCGCACGTGCTGCCTGTTTGCAGTTGCAGGTCTGGTTCGTGGATCCTGAGACGCGTATGAATCCCAATCTCAATTTTGCCCAGGCAATCAACGGTATCACCGATGGCCGGGGGATCGGTATCATTGATTCCTATGGTTTCAGGGACGTCATCGACGCGATCGGGTTGTTGAAAGGGTCCGCATCTCTGACACCATCTCTCGAGCGTGGATTGAAAGAGTGGTTTGCTGCGTATCTTTCATGGCTGCTGGAAAGCAAGAACGGGAGAGATGAAGCTGCGGAGAAGAATAACCATGGGACGGCATATGATGTCCAGGTAGTATCCATCGCGCTTTTTCTGGACAAGACGGCGCTCGTGCGGGAGGTTCTTTCGAATGCCGGAACGAAAAGGATCGCAGCTCAGATCGAACCTGATGGCTCGCAGCCCTTCGAGCTGGCCCGCACCAAGTCGTGGGGTTACTCGGTCATGAACACGGGGGGACTCGTAAACCTCGCACTGCTTGGCGACCATGTCGGTGTTGACCTCTGGCACTATTCTACTCCCGATGGACGGGGCATACAAAAGGCGATCGATTTCCTCCTCCCGTACGCGCTCAAGGAAAAGGAATGGACATGGCGGCAGATCGTGCCGATTGAGTACGATCACCTGGTTGCGATGCTCCAGATTGCAGCGGTAAAATACGGCGATGCACGATATGAGTCGGCGTATGAGAGACTTATGAATCCTACAATCGCGGCGGCATCGTCTCGTTTGTTCCTTCCCAGAGTTCGGAGTTTGCAGAAACTCGATGTGCTCGTTTCGCAAGCGCTGCAATTCTCAGCAGAGCAGTTGCGACGGTCGGTCGGCGTAATTCAGGACAGCACGAAATTCGCGCGATGTACGCTTCCAGATGGATCATGGAAGACCGTCGCCGCCCGCGATTGGACGAGCGGGTTCTTTCCGGGCTCACTTTGGTATTTGAATGAGTACTCAAAGGATCCGTTCTTCAAGAATGCCGCCGAGAAATGGACCGCGGGCATGGCACATGAGCAATTCGATACCGGCACGCACGATGTCGGTTTCAAGATTTTTTGCAGTTACGGGAACGGATATCGATTGTATCCCTCGGATGAATACAAAAAGATCATTCTTCAGGCGGCCCAAACGCTTTCGACGCGCTTCAACGCTACTGTCGGCTGTATCAAATCATGGGATAACCGCAAATGGGAATACCCTGTCATCATAGACAACATGATGAACCTCGAGCTGCTCTTCTGGTCGGCAGAGAACGGCGGTTCGAAACAACTGCGTGACATTGCCATCAAACATGCGGAAACGACCATGAAAAACCATTTCCGTCCCGATGGGAGCACCTATCACGTTCTCGGGTATGATACGACGAATGGAAGCGTGGTCGCACGGAACACGCATCAGGGATACGCCGATGAATCGGCCTGGGCGCGTGGACAGGCATGGGCGATCTACGGTTACACGATGACGTACCGGTTCACACACGACAAGCGGTTTCTGCAAACAGCCCAGCGTGCAGCGGACTATTTCATCAGTCATCTGCCTGCGGACAATGTGGCCTACTGGGATTTCCTGGCGCCCGAGATACCGAATGAACCCCGGGACGTTTCCGCAGCTGCTATTACTTCGTCAGCCCTGTTTGAATTATCAAACTACGTAGAGAACCCGTCTACGAGAACACATTATCTCGAAACAGCAGAGAAGATACTTCGTTCGCTTTGTTCGGCTCCCTATCTGGCAGAGGGAACAAATTCGCACGCGATTTTGAATCACGCCGTCGGCAGCAAGCCCGCCAAGTCAGAGGTCGACGTTTCGATTATCTATGGCGATTACTACTTCATCGAAGCGATGCTTCGGTATCTCCACAGGAGGAATTAA
- a CDS encoding alginate lyase family protein, with product MSLSTDTSITISSVVLAFCLVGLCCLPASNASARQKSVVDVASIDRVRILKSAEECLKEPPVTVTAFSSPRSTGGVHEYFSEGDYWWPDPKNPDGPYVQRDGMTNPDNFNKHREVMRRFCDVVSALTAAYKITGDEKFASKAILHLHAWCVDDATKMYPHLKYAQAIKGKFTGRGTGIIDTIHLIEAARAVEVLSGSKSFKAGEEAAIKQWFGEYLQWLTTHQYGIDEREAKNNHGTWWVTQAAAFAHLVNDTATLSSCRSRFKNVFLPKQFAADGSFPEELRRTKPYSYSIFNLEGMAAICWVLSTADDNLWEFTLPDGRNMRKAVQFLYPYIVDKSKWPYAKDVMHFDAFPARQPFLLFAGIALGEQRYVETWKTLDADSGNEEVRRSIPIRQPVLWVR from the coding sequence TTGTCACTCAGCACCGACACGTCGATCACCATCAGCTCAGTTGTTCTTGCATTCTGCCTGGTCGGACTGTGTTGTCTCCCGGCGTCCAACGCCTCTGCCCGGCAAAAGAGTGTGGTCGATGTTGCCTCAATTGATCGCGTCCGTATCCTGAAAAGCGCAGAAGAGTGTTTGAAAGAACCCCCTGTGACGGTTACTGCTTTTTCATCTCCGCGAAGCACCGGCGGGGTACATGAGTATTTTTCAGAAGGGGACTACTGGTGGCCTGATCCGAAGAATCCGGATGGTCCGTATGTACAGCGCGATGGGATGACGAACCCGGACAATTTCAACAAACATAGGGAGGTCATGCGCCGTTTTTGTGACGTTGTCTCTGCATTGACCGCTGCGTACAAGATCACCGGCGACGAGAAATTCGCCTCCAAGGCAATTCTGCATTTGCATGCGTGGTGTGTTGATGACGCAACGAAAATGTATCCTCACTTGAAGTATGCTCAGGCCATCAAAGGAAAGTTCACGGGACGCGGGACCGGTATCATTGACACCATCCATCTCATTGAGGCTGCACGTGCGGTCGAGGTTCTTTCCGGATCGAAGTCGTTCAAGGCGGGCGAAGAGGCTGCCATCAAGCAGTGGTTTGGCGAATACCTCCAATGGCTGACAACTCACCAGTACGGAATTGACGAGCGGGAGGCAAAGAACAATCACGGGACTTGGTGGGTGACTCAGGCGGCGGCATTTGCCCATCTCGTCAATGACACGGCGACGCTCTCGTCTTGCCGTTCAAGGTTCAAGAACGTCTTCCTCCCCAAACAATTTGCTGCCGATGGGAGCTTTCCGGAGGAACTGCGAAGAACAAAGCCCTACAGCTATTCAATTTTTAACCTCGAGGGAATGGCAGCGATCTGCTGGGTTCTCTCGACGGCCGATGACAATCTCTGGGAATTCACGCTCCCGGACGGCCGGAACATGCGGAAGGCGGTTCAGTTCCTCTATCCCTACATCGTGGACAAATCGAAATGGCCATATGCGAAAGACGTGATGCATTTTGATGCATTTCCAGCGCGACAACCTTTTTTGCTCTTCGCCGGCATCGCTCTCGGTGAGCAGCGCTATGTTGAAACATGGAAGACGCTTGATGCCGACTCCGGGAATGAAGAAGTCCGGCGCAGCATTCCAATCCGGCAACCGGTTCTTTGGGTACGATAA
- a CDS encoding anaerobic sulfatase maturase yields the protein MEKILKELENKISGTMQFARKSLDSVLIKPAGPDCNLDCTYCFYLDRANQFPEAKVHRMSEHVLEETVKQVLQQGGRHVSFGWQGGEPTLAGLPFFEKAVQFQIKYGNGRSVGNGLQTNGILLDKDWANFLKQYNFLVGLSIDGPEHVHDHYRVFKGGQASWKEVVDRAKLLLDAGVEVNALTVVNDYSVQFPEEIYNFHKELGLTFMQFIPCVETDPSDPSKAAPFSVSAEAYGRFLVRLFDLWQADFDGPVATTSIRFFDSVFHTYVGLNAPDCTLLKTCGVYVVVEHNGDVYACDFFVQPEWKLGNLMEGSVIEMLNSPLQSTFGSWKAELPEKCTQCQWLRSCQGGCTKDRVRDPRDNNLNHFCESYIAFFEHADSRLKKLASDWMQQNAAPVEPVFASGTQNHKTSTAIDRNEPCPCGSGKKYKKCCGSDF from the coding sequence ATGGAAAAGATCTTGAAAGAGTTGGAAAACAAAATCTCAGGGACTATGCAATTCGCCAGAAAATCTCTCGATTCCGTCCTGATAAAACCGGCAGGTCCCGACTGCAATCTTGATTGCACGTACTGTTTCTACCTCGATCGGGCGAACCAGTTTCCGGAAGCGAAGGTCCATCGAATGAGCGAGCACGTTCTTGAAGAAACGGTAAAACAGGTCTTGCAGCAGGGAGGGCGCCACGTCTCGTTCGGGTGGCAGGGCGGAGAGCCAACCCTGGCCGGACTCCCGTTTTTCGAAAAGGCAGTTCAATTTCAGATCAAGTACGGTAACGGGAGGTCTGTCGGAAACGGCCTTCAGACCAATGGAATCCTGCTGGACAAGGATTGGGCCAATTTCCTGAAACAATATAACTTCCTGGTCGGGCTGTCGATAGACGGACCTGAGCACGTCCATGATCACTACCGGGTCTTCAAGGGCGGACAGGCATCGTGGAAGGAAGTTGTAGATCGGGCCAAACTACTCCTCGATGCCGGCGTTGAAGTGAATGCTTTGACTGTTGTTAATGACTATTCGGTTCAGTTTCCCGAAGAGATCTACAATTTCCACAAAGAACTGGGTTTGACCTTCATGCAATTTATTCCGTGCGTGGAGACAGATCCTTCGGATCCTTCAAAGGCAGCACCATTTTCAGTCTCCGCCGAAGCTTATGGCAGATTTCTCGTGAGGCTGTTCGATCTCTGGCAGGCCGATTTCGACGGGCCGGTGGCTACCACTTCCATTCGCTTCTTCGATTCGGTCTTTCACACATATGTCGGCTTGAACGCTCCGGACTGCACACTCCTCAAAACGTGCGGTGTGTATGTTGTGGTGGAGCACAACGGCGATGTCTATGCGTGCGACTTCTTTGTTCAGCCCGAATGGAAACTGGGGAATCTGATGGAAGGAAGCGTCATCGAGATGCTGAACTCGCCGCTGCAGTCAACATTCGGATCGTGGAAGGCTGAACTGCCCGAGAAATGCACACAATGCCAGTGGCTGCGTTCCTGTCAGGGAGGATGCACCAAGGATCGTGTACGGGATCCCCGTGACAACAATCTGAATCACTTTTGCGAGTCGTACATAGCGTTCTTTGAACACGCTGACAGCCGTTTGAAAAAGCTCGCGAGCGATTGGATGCAACAAAACGCCGCCCCGGTTGAACCGGTGTTCGCATCTGGCACGCAGAACCACAAAACTTCAACCGCGATAGACCGGAACGAACCGTGTCCTTGCGGAAGCGGGAAGAAGTACAAGAAATGCTGTGGAAGTGATTTCTGA
- the kduD gene encoding 2-dehydro-3-deoxy-D-gluconate 5-dehydrogenase KduD: MKHSFDLTGKVAIVTGGFKGLGRGMAIGLAEAGADVALVDREVASETADVIRSLGRKALTLSADLMSIEPIPSLVEQTIKAFGKVDILVNNAGTIRRTPALEYSEKDWDDIMAVNAKTVFFFSQAVARDMVKRKSGKIINIASLLSFQGGILVPAYSASKGAVAQVTKALANEWASLGININAIAPGYMATDNTKALRADAVRSKAILDRIPAGRWGTPEDLADVAVFLASPASDYVNGHVLVVDGGWMAR, translated from the coding sequence ATGAAACACTCATTTGATCTTACGGGCAAAGTAGCGATCGTGACAGGTGGTTTCAAAGGTCTGGGACGCGGTATGGCTATCGGCCTGGCCGAAGCTGGGGCAGATGTCGCGCTCGTTGATCGGGAAGTAGCGAGCGAAACAGCCGACGTGATCCGGTCGCTTGGCAGAAAAGCGCTGACGCTTTCGGCAGACCTGATGTCCATTGAGCCCATCCCATCGCTTGTCGAGCAGACGATCAAGGCGTTCGGAAAAGTTGACATCCTCGTGAACAACGCCGGGACAATTCGCCGCACTCCGGCGCTTGAGTATTCTGAAAAAGACTGGGACGACATCATGGCGGTAAACGCCAAGACCGTCTTCTTCTTCAGCCAGGCTGTCGCACGGGATATGGTGAAGCGAAAATCCGGCAAAATCATCAACATCGCCTCCTTGCTGAGTTTCCAGGGAGGGATCCTGGTGCCCGCGTACTCCGCGAGCAAAGGCGCCGTTGCGCAGGTGACGAAAGCGCTGGCAAACGAATGGGCGTCGCTGGGTATCAATATCAATGCGATTGCTCCAGGGTACATGGCGACAGACAACACAAAGGCTTTGCGCGCCGACGCTGTTCGGTCAAAGGCTATTCTCGACAGGATCCCGGCCGGCCGCTGGGGAACACCCGAGGATTTAGCTGATGTGGCAGTATTTCTCGCATCCCCCGCGTCCGACTATGTGAACGGTCACGTTCTCGTGGTGGATGGCGGCTGGATGGCGCGATAG